CAGAATAGGTTTTGTTTTGTTTTTCCTCCTTATTGTGAAAAAACCATATGGAACTAAATGCGATAACTGCTACTATACATATAATCATTATTGTTCCAATATATCTTGGCTTTCTTGCAATCACCATTATCACCCTTTTAGATTATTTTTAGAGTTATTATGTGTAAAGGGGAATTTTTTATACAAAGAACAGCAGCATTAAAAAAAGACATCTGATATAGATGTCTTTATAGCATTTCTCTCATCTTTAGAAGAACCTTTTTTTCAATTCTAGATACCTGTACTTGGGATATGCCTAGAACTTTTGCTATGTCACTCTGTGTCTTATCTTGAAAATATCGCATTATTATAATAGTTCGTTCCCTTTTTTCCAATCTTGATAGCATTTCCTTCAATGTTACCCGGTCAAGTATATTGGATACCTGATCCTCATCCTGACTGATCCTATCTATTAAAAGTATGGGATTATCATCATCTTCGTATATGGAATCATATATAGAGGCGGGAGGCCTGTTTGCATCAAGGGCATATACAACATCTTCAGGAGAACTTCCTATCGTTGCTGCAATCTCTTGTATAGTTGGTTCCCTGCAAAACTGTTTTTTTAATTGCTCTTTTGCACTCATGGATTTATTAGCAAGCTCTTTTACTGAACGACTTACCTTTATCATGCCATCATCTCTTAGAAACCTCTTTATCTCGCCCATTATCATGGGAACGGCATATGTAGAAAACTTTACATTATATTTTGCATCATAGTTTTGTATAGCCTTTATAAGTCCTATTACACCTATCTGAAATAGATCATCATATTCAT
This region of Xylanivirga thermophila genomic DNA includes:
- the sigF gene encoding RNA polymerase sporulation sigma factor SigF encodes the protein MGTAFINDDDNRLLTHEETMKFIEEAQKGDEEAKEILVKKNIALVKSIVKKFLNRGYEYDDLFQIGVIGLIKAIQNYDAKYNVKFSTYAVPMIMGEIKRFLRDDGMIKVSRSVKELANKSMSAKEQLKKQFCREPTIQEIAATIGSSPEDVVYALDANRPPASIYDSIYEDDDNPILLIDRISQDEDQVSNILDRVTLKEMLSRLEKRERTIIIMRYFQDKTQSDIAKVLGISQVQVSRIEKKVLLKMREML